The Francisella salimarina genome has a segment encoding these proteins:
- a CDS encoding CopG family antitoxin, which translates to MREENHNIEFKSKTISITLRLDENELQTLKNTASQHGVGYSVIVKSLIYKFNRNLINFL; encoded by the coding sequence ATGAGAGAAGAAAACCATAATATAGAGTTCAAGAGTAAGACTATATCAATAACATTAAGACTTGATGAAAACGAGCTACAAACTTTAAAGAATACAGCCAGTCAACACGGTGTAGGTTACTCTGTGATAGTTAAGTCATTGATTTACAAATTTAATAGGAATCTTATTAATTTTTTATAG